A window of Thermoanaerobaculia bacterium contains these coding sequences:
- a CDS encoding sulfatase, translated as MPTGSQRPPNILLVTVDTLRADHLSAWGYKRATSPNIDRLASEGVRFDQAQTQWPKTGPSFTSIFTSTYPKDNGIVRQIGIPVPCTFTMLAEALQRAGYSTHAVVANGAVGREFYFDQGFDTFLESWKLPPPGDEADPNGAENVTRLALAAAAKMDPAKPYFLWVHYLDPHAPYIPPVAFQSRFQNDEHFDGSFEIPVSGKHKQELAGIGKGQVLNGDKRLAFYVARYDAEISYVDQEIGRLLAEMGQQKRLDDTLTAFTSDHGESLGEHGYYFNHGRFGFQTCLHVPLILHWPGRLKPAVDEAPVQLLHLAPTLLAAAGVDLPEGRWKQGQSLWPRIANPPDTESAAGILSFSEAGTSSNRSWIRIVRNQRFVLQFAPHKLEQNWISGEARPWALFDLANDPGETKNVVDLHPAEVERLQEAIGKWWRAPTYDCATDTATCDDTREVDKETTELLKSLGYL; from the coding sequence TTGCCCACGGGCTCGCAACGGCCGCCCAACATCCTGCTCGTCACCGTCGACACCCTGCGCGCCGACCACCTCTCGGCATGGGGCTACAAGCGTGCGACGTCGCCGAACATCGACCGTTTGGCGAGCGAGGGTGTGCGCTTCGACCAGGCGCAGACGCAATGGCCGAAGACCGGGCCGTCGTTCACGTCGATCTTCACCTCGACCTACCCGAAGGACAACGGCATCGTCCGCCAGATCGGCATTCCCGTTCCGTGCACCTTCACCATGCTCGCCGAGGCGCTGCAGCGCGCCGGCTACAGCACCCACGCCGTGGTCGCGAACGGCGCGGTCGGGCGAGAGTTCTACTTCGACCAGGGCTTCGATACCTTCCTCGAGTCGTGGAAGCTGCCGCCGCCAGGCGATGAGGCAGACCCCAACGGAGCCGAGAACGTCACCCGCCTGGCGCTCGCCGCGGCGGCCAAGATGGACCCTGCGAAACCGTACTTTCTCTGGGTGCACTATCTCGATCCGCACGCGCCCTACATTCCGCCGGTCGCCTTCCAGTCGCGCTTTCAGAACGATGAGCATTTCGACGGCAGCTTCGAGATCCCGGTCTCGGGGAAGCACAAGCAGGAGCTCGCCGGCATCGGCAAAGGCCAGGTCTTGAACGGCGACAAGCGGCTGGCGTTCTACGTCGCGCGCTACGACGCCGAGATCTCCTACGTCGACCAGGAGATCGGCCGGCTGCTCGCCGAGATGGGACAGCAGAAGCGGCTCGACGACACCCTGACCGCCTTCACCTCCGACCATGGCGAGTCGCTGGGCGAGCACGGCTACTACTTCAACCACGGCCGCTTCGGCTTCCAGACCTGCCTGCACGTGCCGCTCATTCTGCACTGGCCCGGCCGGCTGAAGCCGGCAGTGGACGAGGCCCCGGTGCAGCTGCTCCACCTCGCGCCGACGCTGCTCGCAGCCGCCGGCGTGGACCTCCCCGAAGGCCGCTGGAAGCAGGGCCAAAGCCTCTGGCCGCGCATCGCCAATCCTCCGGACACGGAGTCGGCAGCCGGCATCCTGAGTTTCTCCGAGGCGGGCACCTCCTCCAACCGCAGCTGGATCCGGATCGTGCGCAACCAACGCTTCGTCCTGCAGTTCGCCCCGCACAAGCTGGAGCAGAACTGGATCAGCGGCGAGGCCAGGCCGTGGGCGCTCTTCGATCTCGCGAACGACCCGGGCGAGACGAAGAACGTCGTCGACCTCCACCCCGCCGAAGTCGAGCGCCTGCAGGAGGCGATCGGCAAATGGTGGCGCGCCCCGACCTACGACTGCGCGACCGACACCGCCACCTGCGACGACACGCGCGAAGTCGACAAAGAGACCACCGAGCTCCTGAAGTCGCTCGGCTACCTGTAG